The following coding sequences lie in one Candidatus Kinetoplastibacterium sorsogonicusi genomic window:
- the rplV gene encoding 50S ribosomal protein L22 produces METIANIRGVHISSQKTRLVADLIRGKSVANALNILKFSSKKAAGILKKAVESAIANAEHNIGADIDELYIKTIYVDKAQSMKRFSARAKGRGNRIEKQACHITVKVAN; encoded by the coding sequence ATGGAAACTATTGCTAATATACGTGGAGTTCATATCTCCTCACAAAAAACAAGATTAGTTGCAGATTTAATTAGAGGTAAATCAGTAGCTAATGCTTTAAATATACTTAAATTTTCATCTAAAAAAGCTGCTGGAATACTTAAAAAAGCTGTTGAATCTGCTATAGCTAATGCTGAACATAATATTGGTGCAGATATTGATGAATTATATATAAAAACTATTTATGTTGATAAAGCTCAATCTATGAAACGTTTTTCAGCTAGAGCAAAAGGTCGAGGCAATAGAATAGAAAAACAAGCTTGTCATATTACAGTTAAAGTTGCAAATTAA
- the rplW gene encoding 50S ribosomal protein L23, with the protein MNIDRLMKIMISPLITEKATQIAEKNKQFAFLVVPDATKLEIKNAVEMLFKVQVKSVSVINIKGKLKRVGKFMGRRKDQKKAYVKLMNGQEINFTEVV; encoded by the coding sequence ATGAATATAGATCGTTTAATGAAAATAATGATTTCTCCTTTAATTACAGAAAAAGCTACACAAATAGCTGAAAAAAATAAACAATTTGCTTTTTTAGTTGTTCCAGATGCAACTAAATTAGAAATTAAAAATGCTGTGGAAATGTTATTTAAAGTGCAAGTAAAATCAGTATCTGTAATTAACATAAAAGGCAAATTAAAACGTGTTGGTAAATTTATGGGTCGTCGCAAAGATCAAAAAAAAGCATACGTTAAACTTATGAATGGCCAAGAAATTAACTTTACTGAGGTGGTTTAA
- the rpmC gene encoding 50S ribosomal protein L29 — MKAIDLREKDEVWLKKELESLLRAQFSIRMQKAMQQLNNNSQIKKIRRDIARIHTILTQKRRKI; from the coding sequence ATGAAAGCTATTGATCTTCGTGAAAAAGATGAGGTATGGTTAAAAAAAGAACTAGAAAGTCTTCTAAGAGCTCAATTTAGTATTCGTATGCAGAAAGCAATGCAGCAACTAAATAATAATAGTCAAATTAAAAAAATTAGGCGTGATATAGCTCGTATTCATACTATCTTGACTCAAAAAAGAAGGAAGATTTAA
- the rplF gene encoding 50S ribosomal protein L6 has product MSRIAKYPVIVPDGVTIELNQYQIIVQGNKGSLKQNLTNLVNVTFENNKIFVKPKNNLQHAIAMSGTLSALISNMVKGVSKGFERKLLLVGVGFRATILGNSIKLQLGYSHDINYQLPVGIVAECPSQTEIILKGADKQVVGQAAAKIRAYRPPEQYKGKGVRYSDEHVIIKETKKK; this is encoded by the coding sequence ATGTCACGTATCGCTAAATATCCAGTTATCGTGCCTGATGGTGTTACTATAGAATTAAACCAATATCAAATAATTGTTCAGGGAAATAAAGGTTCTTTAAAACAAAATTTGACTAATTTAGTAAATGTAACTTTTGAAAATAATAAAATTTTTGTAAAACCTAAAAATAATTTACAACATGCTATAGCAATGTCTGGTACTTTAAGTGCATTAATTAGTAATATGGTAAAAGGTGTAAGCAAAGGCTTTGAAAGAAAATTATTATTAGTAGGAGTTGGTTTTCGTGCAACTATATTAGGTAATTCTATTAAACTTCAACTTGGTTATTCTCATGATATAAATTATCAACTACCTGTTGGAATAGTTGCTGAATGTCCATCGCAGACAGAAATTATTTTAAAAGGTGCTGATAAACAGGTAGTAGGCCAAGCTGCTGCAAAAATAAGAGCATATCGTCCTCCTGAACAATATAAAGGGAAAGGAGTAAGGTATTCTGATGAACATGTGATTATTAAAGAAACTAAGAAAAAATAA
- the rpsN gene encoding 30S ribosomal protein S14 — MAKLSLINRDIKRATLVKKFLNKRNYLKSIIDNQSKTLEERYAARLELQKLPRNANPTRQRNRCIVTGRARGVFRKFGLCRHKLREMAMKGEIPGITKASW; from the coding sequence GTGGCTAAATTGTCTTTAATAAATCGCGATATTAAACGTGCTACATTAGTTAAAAAATTTTTAAATAAACGCAATTATTTAAAATCAATAATTGATAATCAATCAAAAACTCTTGAAGAACGTTATGCTGCTAGATTAGAACTTCAAAAATTACCACGTAATGCTAATCCAACACGTCAACGCAATAGATGTATTGTTACTGGACGTGCACGTGGTGTATTTCGTAAATTTGGTCTATGTAGACATAAATTACGTGAAATGGCAATGAAGGGTGAAATCCCTGGTATTACTAAAGCAAGCTGGTAA
- the rpsS gene encoding 30S ribosomal protein S19 yields the protein MSRSIKKGPFVDSHLMKKVESVIATKNKKPIKTWSRRSTILPEFIGLTIAVHNGRQQIPIYINENMVGHKLGEFSLTRTFKGHAADKKAKR from the coding sequence ATGTCACGCTCGATCAAAAAAGGTCCATTTGTTGATTCTCATTTAATGAAAAAAGTAGAGTCAGTAATTGCGACAAAAAACAAAAAACCAATAAAAACATGGTCTAGAAGATCCACTATATTACCAGAATTTATAGGTCTTACAATAGCAGTTCATAATGGACGTCAACAAATTCCAATATATATAAATGAAAATATGGTAGGTCATAAACTTGGTGAATTTTCTTTGACTCGTACATTTAAAGGACATGCAGCTGATAAAAAAGCTAAAAGGTAG
- the rplD gene encoding 50S ribosomal protein L4 — protein MNVKMINNDNGFLDFDIPDSIFNINFNEPLIHQLVVSFQSNARSGNRAQKNRADVKHSTKKPWRQKGTGKARAGMTSSPIWRGGGRAFPSFPYENFTKKLNKKMYKLGIKSILSKLYKEDRMLFVDSFIVDLPKTKSAVSKLSILGLNSALIITDNVDENLYLATRNLPKIAAIEPRYIDPLSLISFEKIVITKAAIKQFEEILG, from the coding sequence ATGAATGTCAAAATGATAAATAATGATAATGGTTTTTTAGATTTTGATATTCCTGATTCTATATTTAATATTAATTTTAATGAACCATTAATTCACCAACTTGTTGTATCTTTTCAATCAAATGCACGTTCTGGTAATAGAGCTCAAAAAAATAGAGCAGATGTTAAGCACAGTACAAAAAAACCTTGGCGTCAAAAAGGTACTGGTAAAGCTCGCGCTGGTATGACATCTTCCCCTATATGGAGAGGTGGTGGTCGTGCTTTTCCTAGTTTCCCATATGAAAATTTTACAAAAAAATTAAATAAAAAGATGTATAAATTAGGAATAAAGTCTATTTTATCTAAATTATATAAAGAAGATAGAATGTTGTTTGTAGATTCTTTTATTGTAGATCTTCCTAAAACTAAATCTGCTGTATCTAAATTAAGTATTCTTGGTTTAAATTCTGCTTTAATTATTACTGATAATGTAGATGAAAATCTTTATCTTGCTACTAGAAATTTACCTAAAATAGCAGCAATAGAACCTAGATATATAGATCCTTTGTCTTTAATTAGTTTTGAAAAGATAGTCATTACAAAAGCGGCTATTAAACAGTTTGAGGAGATATTAGGATGA
- the rplP gene encoding 50S ribosomal protein L16: protein MLQPSRRKYRKEQKGRNTGLATRGATVAFGEYALKATERGRLTARQIESARRAINRHIKRGGRIWIRIFPDKPISQKPAEVRMGNGKGNPEYWVSEIQPGKVLYEMEGVSEELAKEAFRLAAAKLPIATIFVSRRIGV, encoded by the coding sequence ATGTTACAACCATCTCGCAGAAAATATCGAAAAGAACAAAAAGGTAGAAATACTGGTTTAGCTACTAGAGGAGCTACTGTAGCTTTTGGTGAATATGCATTAAAGGCTACAGAACGTGGTAGATTAACTGCTAGACAAATTGAATCAGCACGTCGTGCTATAAATAGACACATAAAAAGAGGTGGAAGGATTTGGATAAGAATATTTCCAGATAAGCCTATCTCTCAAAAACCAGCTGAAGTAAGAATGGGTAACGGTAAGGGCAATCCAGAATACTGGGTTTCAGAAATACAACCAGGCAAAGTTCTTTATGAAATGGAAGGTGTTAGTGAAGAATTAGCTAAAGAAGCTTTTCGTTTAGCAGCAGCAAAATTACCTATTGCTACTATTTTTGTTTCACGTCGTATTGGTGTTTAA
- the rpsH gene encoding 30S ribosomal protein S8 codes for MSMSDPIADMLTRIRNAQHADKIVVNMPSSKLKVAIASVLKEEGYIDNYKVSNINSKNYLELQLKYYAGRPVIERIDRVSRPGLRVYKSSAKIPQVMNGLGVAIVSTSLGVMTDRKARSNNVGGEILCYVS; via the coding sequence ATGAGTATGAGTGATCCAATTGCTGATATGTTGACTCGTATCCGTAATGCACAACACGCTGATAAAATTGTTGTGAATATGCCTTCTTCTAAATTAAAAGTTGCTATTGCTTCTGTATTAAAAGAAGAAGGTTATATTGATAATTATAAAGTTAGCAATATAAATTCTAAAAATTATTTAGAATTACAATTAAAATATTATGCAGGTCGTCCAGTTATTGAACGTATAGATCGTGTGTCTCGTCCTGGATTACGTGTGTATAAAAGTAGCGCAAAAATTCCTCAAGTGATGAATGGTTTAGGTGTAGCTATTGTATCAACGTCATTAGGAGTAATGACTGATCGTAAAGCTAGATCTAATAATGTTGGTGGTGAAATTTTGTGTTACGTGTCTTAG
- the rplE gene encoding 50S ribosomal protein L5: MSRLQELYKNKIVDELKKQFKYKSIMEVPRIYKITLNMGVSEAVTDKKHVENALIDLTKISGQKPVITKTKKAIAGFKIRENYPIGCMVTLRGVRMYEFLDRLVSIALPRVRDFRGISSKSFDGRGNYNMGIKEQIIFPEIEYDKIDVLRGLNISINTTAKTDEEAKALLVAFKFPFRN; the protein is encoded by the coding sequence ATGTCTCGTTTACAAGAGCTTTATAAAAATAAAATTGTAGATGAATTAAAAAAACAATTTAAATATAAAAGTATTATGGAAGTGCCTCGTATTTATAAAATTACTTTAAATATGGGTGTTTCAGAAGCTGTAACTGATAAAAAGCATGTAGAAAATGCTTTAATTGATTTAACAAAAATTTCAGGTCAAAAACCTGTTATTACAAAAACTAAAAAAGCTATAGCTGGATTTAAAATACGCGAAAATTATCCAATAGGTTGTATGGTTACATTACGTGGAGTACGAATGTACGAATTTTTAGATCGTTTGGTATCTATTGCTTTACCAAGAGTAAGAGATTTTAGAGGAATTTCTAGTAAATCATTCGATGGAAGAGGAAATTATAATATGGGTATTAAAGAACAAATTATTTTTCCTGAAATTGAATATGATAAAATAGATGTTTTACGTGGTCTTAATATTAGTATTAATACTACAGCTAAAACAGATGAAGAAGCTAAAGCTTTATTAGTAGCTTTTAAATTCCCATTTCGTAATTAA
- the rpsC gene encoding 30S ribosomal protein S3 — protein MGQKIYPTGFRLPVTHNWSSRWFANDKAFSEKLTGDIRVREYLRKKLKGASVSKILIERPAKNARITIFSARPGVVIGKKGEDIEILKNNLQQLMGVPVHVNIEEVKKPEIDAQLIADSIAQQLEKRIMFRRAMKRSMQSAMRLGAQGIKIMSSGRLNGIEIARTEWYREGRVPLHTLKANIEYGTAEAQTTYGVIGIKVWIYKGDMVNTFDSLESNNLNFKEEERKSRKHYIRHENKTSDTNNVRRNREKVSATNNTINSTREGE, from the coding sequence ATGGGTCAAAAGATTTATCCAACTGGATTTCGTTTACCAGTGACACATAATTGGTCTTCACGTTGGTTTGCTAACGATAAGGCTTTTAGTGAAAAATTAACTGGTGATATTCGTGTTCGTGAATATCTTAGAAAAAAATTAAAAGGCGCTTCAGTTAGTAAAATATTAATTGAGAGACCAGCTAAAAATGCTAGAATCACTATATTTTCTGCCCGTCCTGGTGTTGTAATAGGTAAAAAAGGTGAAGATATTGAAATTTTGAAAAATAACTTACAACAGTTAATGGGTGTTCCTGTTCATGTCAATATTGAAGAAGTAAAAAAACCTGAAATTGATGCTCAATTAATAGCTGATTCTATTGCACAACAATTAGAAAAAAGAATAATGTTTAGACGTGCAATGAAGCGATCTATGCAATCTGCAATGCGTTTGGGTGCTCAAGGTATTAAAATAATGAGTTCTGGTAGATTAAATGGTATTGAAATAGCTAGGACTGAATGGTATCGAGAAGGTAGAGTGCCTTTACATACTTTAAAGGCTAATATTGAATATGGTACTGCTGAAGCTCAAACTACCTATGGTGTAATAGGTATAAAAGTTTGGATTTATAAAGGCGATATGGTAAATACTTTTGATTCTTTAGAATCTAATAATTTAAATTTTAAGGAAGAAGAACGTAAATCACGTAAACATTATATTCGTCATGAAAATAAAACTAGCGATACTAATAATGTACGTAGAAATCGTGAAAAAGTATCTGCAACAAATAATACTATTAATTCTACGCGTGAAGGAGAGTAA
- the rpsQ gene encoding 30S ribosomal protein S17: MTDNSKKENSNLIKTKRTLSGKVISNKMNKSVVVEIERKVKHKTLGKFVKSSAKYKAHDEKNQYNEGDIVEIMECRPISRTKSWVVVRLLEAVKVI; the protein is encoded by the coding sequence ATGACTGACAATTCTAAAAAAGAAAACAGTAATCTGATTAAAACTAAAAGAACTTTATCTGGTAAAGTAATTAGTAATAAAATGAATAAATCTGTTGTAGTAGAAATAGAGAGAAAAGTAAAGCATAAAACATTAGGCAAATTTGTTAAAAGCTCTGCTAAATATAAAGCTCATGATGAAAAAAATCAATATAATGAAGGTGATATAGTAGAAATAATGGAATGTCGTCCTATATCACGTACTAAATCTTGGGTCGTAGTTAGATTATTAGAAGCAGTAAAAGTTATTTAA
- the rplC gene encoding 50S ribosomal protein L3, whose translation MLNQPTAKTFYKLGLLGRKIGMTRIFTDDGESIPVTVLDVSNNHVIQSKSLDVDGYIAVQVSYGQRRLSRVTKPLIGHYAKAGVTAGNFVKEFRLNENSEMPKIGSTLNIDDIFSVGQQVDITGTTIGKGFAGTIKRHNFGAQRTSHGNSRSHRVPGSIGQAQDPGRVLPGKRMSGHLGSTTCTVQNLKIIKIDTKRGLILVKGAVPGHIDSNIIVRHAIKKMGESK comes from the coding sequence ATGTTAAATCAACCTACTGCTAAAACTTTTTATAAGTTAGGGCTGTTGGGTCGCAAGATAGGCATGACACGCATATTTACAGATGATGGAGAGTCTATTCCAGTTACTGTATTAGATGTTTCTAATAATCATGTGATCCAATCTAAATCTCTAGATGTAGATGGTTATATTGCTGTACAAGTATCTTATGGTCAGCGTCGTCTTTCTAGAGTGACAAAACCATTAATAGGTCATTATGCTAAAGCTGGTGTTACTGCCGGTAATTTTGTTAAAGAATTTCGTTTAAATGAAAATAGTGAAATGCCTAAAATAGGATCTACTTTAAATATTGATGATATTTTTAGTGTTGGTCAACAAGTAGATATAACAGGTACTACTATAGGTAAAGGATTTGCTGGTACTATTAAAAGACATAATTTTGGAGCACAAAGAACTTCTCATGGTAATTCTCGTTCTCATAGAGTTCCTGGGTCTATAGGTCAAGCACAAGATCCAGGTAGAGTATTACCTGGTAAACGCATGTCTGGACACTTAGGTTCAACTACTTGTACTGTTCAAAATTTAAAAATTATAAAAATAGATACAAAAAGAGGTCTAATACTTGTAAAAGGTGCTGTACCTGGTCATATAGATTCTAATATTATTGTACGTCATGCTATCAAAAAAATGGGAGAATCTAAATGA
- the rplX gene encoding 50S ribosomal protein L24, with product MNKIKKGDEVIIISGKDRTKRGIISAVIKNNYVLVEGINFVKKHVKPNPMNNNKGGVISKPLPIHISNVAIFNTETKKIDKVIIKNIDGNKVRVFRSNGTLISADKV from the coding sequence ATGAATAAAATAAAAAAAGGTGATGAAGTTATAATCATATCAGGAAAGGATAGAACAAAACGAGGTATCATTTCTGCAGTAATAAAGAATAATTATGTTCTAGTAGAAGGAATTAATTTTGTTAAAAAACATGTTAAACCTAACCCTATGAATAATAATAAAGGTGGGGTCATTAGTAAACCATTACCAATACATATTTCTAATGTTGCTATTTTTAATACAGAAACTAAGAAAATAGATAAAGTTATTATTAAGAATATAGATGGCAACAAAGTTCGAGTATTTCGATCTAACGGTACTTTAATTAGTGCTGATAAAGTATAA
- the rplN gene encoding 50S ribosomal protein L14 translates to MIQMQTTLDVADNTGARHVMCIKVLGGSKRRYASIGDIIKVTVKDAIPRGRVKKGEIYNAVVVRTAKGIRRKDGSLIRFSSNAAVLLNAKLEPVGTRIFGPVTRELRTERFMKIVSLAPEVL, encoded by the coding sequence ATGATTCAAATGCAGACTACATTAGACGTAGCAGATAATACTGGTGCACGTCATGTGATGTGTATCAAGGTGCTTGGAGGATCAAAGCGCCGATATGCCAGTATTGGAGATATTATTAAGGTTACCGTTAAGGATGCAATTCCGCGTGGACGTGTAAAAAAAGGTGAGATTTATAATGCTGTTGTTGTACGTACAGCTAAAGGTATTCGACGTAAAGATGGTTCTTTAATTCGTTTCAGTAGCAATGCTGCTGTATTACTTAATGCGAAACTTGAACCAGTTGGTACTCGTATATTTGGTCCTGTAACAAGAGAATTACGTACAGAACGCTTTATGAAGATAGTCTCTTTAGCACCTGAAGTTCTTTAG
- the rplB gene encoding 50S ribosomal protein L2 has protein sequence MSLIKIKPTSPGRRSMIKVVNENLYKGKAYAPLLEKKIRTSGRNNNGHITVRHRGGGHKSHYRIIDFLRNKDGILAKVERIEYDPNRTAHIALLCYIDGERRYIISPKGIKVGDTVVSGSESPIRIGNALPIRNIPVGTTIHCIEMLPGKGAQLARSAGSSAVLLAKEGTYAQIRLKSTEVRLVHVNCRATIGEVGHEEHSLRKFGKAGAIRWLGIRPTVRGVAMNPIDHPHGGGEGRTGEARVPVSPWGTPTKGYKTRRNKLTSNMIIQRRKRK, from the coding sequence ATGTCATTGATAAAAATTAAACCTACATCTCCTGGTCGTCGTAGCATGATCAAAGTAGTTAATGAAAATTTATATAAAGGCAAAGCTTACGCACCACTTTTAGAAAAAAAAATACGTACTTCTGGTCGTAACAATAATGGTCATATTACTGTTAGACATAGAGGTGGTGGTCATAAAAGCCATTATAGAATAATAGATTTTCTACGTAATAAAGATGGAATATTAGCTAAAGTAGAAAGGATAGAATACGATCCTAATCGTACTGCTCATATAGCTTTATTGTGCTATATAGATGGAGAAAGAAGATATATAATATCTCCTAAAGGAATAAAAGTTGGAGATACTGTTGTTTCAGGTAGTGAATCACCAATTCGAATAGGTAATGCATTACCTATTCGCAATATTCCTGTTGGTACTACTATTCATTGTATAGAAATGTTACCTGGTAAAGGAGCTCAATTAGCTAGATCTGCAGGTTCTTCAGCAGTTTTATTAGCTAAAGAAGGAACATATGCTCAAATACGTTTAAAATCAACTGAAGTTAGATTAGTGCATGTTAATTGTCGAGCTACAATTGGAGAAGTTGGGCATGAGGAACATAGTTTAAGAAAATTTGGTAAAGCTGGTGCTATTAGATGGTTGGGTATTAGACCAACAGTTAGAGGTGTAGCAATGAATCCAATTGACCATCCTCATGGAGGTGGTGAAGGACGTACTGGGGAAGCAAGAGTACCTGTTAGTCCATGGGGAACTCCTACTAAAGGTTATAAAACTCGCCGTAATAAGTTAACTAGTAATATGATTATTCAACGACGTAAGCGTAAATAA